ttcccaccccccccccccccttctccctttttttccccttgtaCGTTCAATTACAATGACCTTCCATGTCCCCAAAATTTTCACTCGCATGACGATGGAGGAGATCTTTAGCTTCTATCACCGCGGACTACTGAACACTCATGTAGCCTATATAATGATTACCCGCTTGAAGGGTTGTTGAGACAATTCCAAGAAAATTACAGGTAAATCCACTGCGCATAATTATGAACCTTACGAAAGTGTAATCTAGTGCTGTTCAAAATATTTGGCACCTTAAGTGGCTGAAATAAACTGATAAAGCTGAAGCTGAATTTGTGAGGCAGAAGAAATTATTTCAGAGCCATGGTGCCTGTCCAGGCGTTGCATGCGAATGTCTGACATCTGTTGTTAGAGGCTGGGTACGTAACTTGAGATGAAGATTTTAGCATCTATCGTCATCATCTTGCCAACTACAACTGCCATAAACTTATGTGAATTTCAAGCTTTTAAAGCATTTGATTGACTTCCTTTACCTGTACGTAATTGAAGACTTACGACCCCACAATCATTTCCCCCCGGTCTCCTCCTACCACATTCAAATCACCAAATGTAGGTACTAGGACCTAGTAGAAAActgaagaaagagggaaaaaaaaaaactgtcttttttctttttgagtttgttTTCTTGTAGAAAATGCAGTAGTAATTTTAATAGTTCTGAATGCGTCAATTTAGAGTTGAACAGTGCTAATGGTGATCGAGAATTCACTCGATGACTAGTAAAAACGAGAAAAATGCCgaaagtgaaagaaaaaaaaaagctgtaTTTACTTTATGTTGTAAAATTGTTGTCTCACATTTTTCATGCTTGCATTAGATGATCTCAATTTCTATGAACATGGATCCGACAATGAAAAAGTTGTTCAAACATATTCGGGATCCAAGAAAATCTGTATTAGACATGTCGTGTTTGAAGGACTACACATGTAGATCTTTAAACCCTTGTTTTCTTTGCTCCCTATGATGACAATTCTAAAGTCTATCAAAGAATCAGCAGTGTGAAATTTGAACTGCAATATTTTATGCCCTCCCCGTGCGAAACCGTATATGTACACCTCCCAGTAGTAGCTAGGAGTAATACAAATTACGGTAAaacaatattccaaacttaatccacaaaaaaaaaaaactttaatcCACATATGGTGGCGAGATGAATGGAAACTCACATATGAAAACTACGAGGACAAAACATAGTAATAGTAGTTTTTTGATATGATTACGAATAACCCATAAATTAGTGGTGTGATTAACATATGAGTGGCTAGTTTAACTTTACAATATTATAACTAATCACAAATAGTGGGATGAAaactaaaatatataatttaaacaatctcatatgtatataaaaaaaaaattaactattcGGATAAATAAATTCTCCATACTTGTTAACTATTCGGATGCTGGCAAGTGAAAATTGTAAATCAACCTCATCACAAGTGAGAGAGCTTCCCAAGCGGAAACAAATCCTCTGCAGTATTAATTCCGCGAGCGAAGGAATCAAAGATTTTTCAGACTTTGTCAACGACGACCAGGTGTATGGCTAGTGGAGTCGGATAACGACTGAACTAACTCAATGCCTCGCGCCACATAGTCGATTCAGTGTGTTCGCACAATCATTGCTCAAGTAACTTATctgcagcagcagcagcttcTTGAGTTCTTAGTTGAATAGGAGCTGAATGATGTTGAACTTAATTAGTAATTTAGAATACAGTAGACGAGAGAGCTGAAGGTCTTAGTGCATAATAGTTTATCAAACTTTGAACTTTCTGGTGGAGGAGGATGCGCAAGATGATTAATTAGGCTTATAACAGTTATCCAGCACCCCAGTCTTGTGTATGATACAGTTTATATGTTGATCTATTTAAGTTTTTGGATCGAGTTTTTAACCTATAATCTAATGTCTTAGTTGTACTAGATGATTATTTAGGTGTCACATAACAAGATAACTAATCAGTCTAATCTATGCATTAAGTGGGATTGACGAAGTTTGTGGTGGAATTAGGATACGTGAAAGTGGCAGTTAAAAGGAGGAGAGGACACAAGGACCCCACAGGGCCAAAAGCAGCCAAAGTAAAAAGAAATCTTGTTACCCAAAGTGGGGTTTAGAATTACACGAACGGCCCATTTGATGAAAAAGATTAGAAGGACAATTGCATGGTCAAATTGCCAGTTCATTTGGGAAAATGGGAAGATCCCCATCCATCCCCATTCCCCTTAGCTTGTTTATGAATGGTGAATGTTACAATTCAGAAGGCTCTGATGAAGAAAGAATTGGCACAGAACAAAAAGATGCTCGATCCtgtagcagcagcagcagcagcggcAGTAATATCAAACATCTAAATCAGATCGTGGGGTGCCATTGTTGCATGTGTGCATGCGCTAATGCGTACAAAGTCTACAGATCTCTAAAAGTCAATACAACCAAACAGAGAATAACAAAACTTGGAAATGGGACGGAAAGTGATTATTCATGGGGCAAAActatgcatttattataaattttttgCGAGCCCAAACAAGACAGTTGTTTGTCAAGTAAGTATTGAAACAAATCCCACATCGATAGACAGTATTGAGTGTCATGGGGGTTAGTACACCTCTAGTAGCAGTGGCCTTACTGGCTTTTCCAAAAATCCCACATCGATCATTGGGAGGGGGGTTTGGGGTTAGATTATTAGTTCCCTGGGTGGcctcaagagttgccggcttttgaggtTTACCTGGGATTAAGGGTTAGTGATTTAATTCTGATTTCTTctgttgaaagaaaaagaaagtatgGAGAGGTTTCTAAGTGTCATGGAGGTTTGTACACCTTTAGTAGCAGTGGCCTTACTGGCCTTTCCAAAAATCCCACATCGATCATTGGAGGGGTTTCGGGTTAGATTATTAGTTCCCTGGGTGGcctcaagagttgccggcttttgaggtTTACCTGGGATTAAGGATCAGTGATTTAATTCTGATTTCTTCTGTtgtaaaaaaaaagtattgaAACAAATCTTTGGAGCACCGACTGGCATTAATATCTTTGCCCTGACCTTCACTAGCTGTCATCGCTGAGCCGTATTCATCGATTTGCAGGTTCCGTGACCTTTTGTTTTGACTCTCGAATGTAATTCAGACGCTCTCCTGAAAAGAAATTTATTATACTAGTCCGAGTTTCCCATCAAAAATTGCAGACGTCGGAATCAATCATGAACCTTGTTCAGCGTAACCAAGGATCATGCTAGACTAGACCTCATCAACCGTGCCGTAAAGATGGCACTAGGAAACTgcttggtattttttttttccaacctCGTAAttcacaaaagaaagaaaaagaatatggATTGAGAAGGCAAAAGGGATTCTAAAAAAGTCTTCTATCATGAatatttgataacaaaatgAGTACATGGTATTATCGTATGGGCTAAAGTGGATAAAATTTTAGGAGCATTAAAAGAAGGCTTTGTAGGTGTAATGCCTGGCCGATATGATTAAATAGGAGGGTTGATGTTTACTTCCCTTGAGCAAAAATTGACatcagaaattttaaaaaaataaaaacaaaaaatcaagaagCCTAGTTTGGAGGGTAGTATAAACTTTTAGCTGAAAGCTGTAAAAGATACGCCATAAATTTCATCATGCAGATTCAAGTGTCACTTCAACGTCTTCACCGCATAAATTTAACTGTTCCTTTTAATTTAATTCCATTCGGGCTCTCCATCGATTGCATAGTAGCTCTAACAAAAGTAGTATTTTTCTACCGGtactttttttgtttgtttgtttgttcgTAGTAAGATAGCTAATTGAAAATTGACCTGTAAAAAAACTTTTTGCTGTTTCACATCGTACGATTAtcaaatcatcatcatcaaaaCTAAGACAGAAGAAGAAGGTCCCACCAAGGAAATATAGTGGAGGAGAACGAGGTCCCACCTGTCGACTGGTAGCCCCGTTGGGTGGCACCGTTAGCACAGCTGAGGACCCCCCACACCGTAGACCGTGACCGTCGAGGATGGTGGCCTTTCACACATAGTGATAGCGGACTGGACGGCAGCAGAGCAATTATACAAATGCCAAACAGACCTCAACCACCTTTCGTCCACACCAGTTTGACCTTGAATTTAGAACAAAATATCCGAATTGCCAGTGCAAGGGGGTTCGGTGGGAGCATTGATCGAGCCAAGACGCTGTTCGGGTGTGGAGTCTGGTGGACACTGATCGAGCCAAGACACTGTTGGTTCTTAATCCAAGGTGGACAATGACTGAACCAACACATACGTTTTTTGGGGTCAGTTTACCTTTGTATGCCCAACCAAACTTGGCAAGTGGGCAGAAACTTTAGGTCCACGGCCCGAAGAGAAATAGTGGCTTGACTCAATTTcttctaactttttttttttttttttgggttgttgTCAGAATTTCAATCCTTAGTATCAATTCATAAGATATATTAATAAGGTAGTTGATAGTATTACTAAATTAGTAAGTTGTGTATGTATATTTCGAACTGCTAGTATAAACTATGGATCCGTGTAGTACAAATCTTGTGTACCATTATCAATTCATCTGTACTCATGACAGAAAATACGTCCAACATTTCATAGATTTGATCAATTTGAAAAAATCACTAAATTTAACGTATTTATCACTAAAATACGTCAAATTGTTTATTATctatgggtttgtttggattgtgaattattatagatatttttactgtagcactttttgtgatgtgatgtatgtgagataaaaaggtaattgaaaaaataaaaggtGCGTTGAAAATTATAACGATGATGTAAGAAAATATATTTTAGCAAATAAATCGCAATCCCAACAAACCCTACGTTGTTTGAATGTTCCAAaggaatggcaccaaaatttCCACAAGTGGAATGGACATTGTCCACTTGTTGTACCTTTACACAATGACACTAGTAACTTGTAAGTATCATTTGAGGTATGCTCTAAGGTTATGATGACTAACTGTTCTCTAATTATTCCAATCATTTAACTTCAATCATAGACTTTGAATTGGTTGCCAAGGGACTGGTCACGAAAATGGATAGCTGCTCGCTCACTTTGGAGATGTAGCAGCTAGACTAGAGTAGGAAAAGATCGCAAGTGCCTAGCTCTAAAGACACTtaatagaaaacaaaataaacacaAAGTAAGGCTATATATTGGCtcaaaagtgaaaagaaaaaaaaaatgattggattGCATTTCAGGTTTTACTTGGCAGATGCTGACTTTATCCAATCATAAAGACTACTGCATTTAAGAGTTGGCAACTTGGCAGCGGAAGTTTGAGAGTTTTGTTCTCTGGATGTTTTATAGCGACTCCCTCTTTAGTTTACTAGGTACAAACAATTTGGATGAAAATAATAGTTTACTAGTTTACAGTTTACTAGTTTACTAGGTACAACCCATTGTATTTTGAGTTAATATGAGATGAGATTACTCATTACTAAATGCACTAAACAATTCGCTAATGTTGTGCTAAACTGTCTTCTAGCTGTCGATCTAGATATCAATAATACTATACTATTATTGTTCCTCGAGTTAATTTAGCAAATAAAAAAACTCCCCAGTCAAGCAAAGCTACTCTACTGAcccaagaaataaaaaaaaaattttgaacttttgacATGGATGAAATGCTTTACGGCTTTGCCAGTACAAAGATTGGGCAAAAATTAAGTCCAAAATCGCATACATTGCATGAAAGCTTTTAAAGTTGGATGCAAGAATGATGTCAGGGACACATATGACCAGAACGCCATATCGTTGGTTTGCAGCTCCCGGAGAGAGTTGTTTATGGATGAAGTGGACCCTTGCTTTTATAAAAACATCAGTGCAGCTCTTTCTGATACTATATATAGTTTTATCGGAAAAAGTTGTAATGGaaacggaaaaagaaaaaagaaaaaaaccatTAATGGCTTTACCAGTCAGTGATCTTCCAAGAATCCAATGCATAATCCAATTGACTAAAACTCTCAACCGCCAAAGCAGTGCATTCTGCATAACTTTATGCCTGAAaatttttctctcattttttgtCCCATAGCATCACAAATGATACTTAAAAAAACCAATCCGTGGCCGAGCCAACACACTTGTAGGTTTTTTCCCATCTTTCACACAGGGGTGTAGAGGCAAATTTAATGGAGATGGCCCTCCAGCTATAAATGCATGAAAAGTACCATCTTGTGCTATTTCAATGAAAAAGAAGGGCAATTGTGATGAGCCCATGTATTATATATCATGAACCTGAGGCCAATATGATAGGGCAATACCTAAAGGTGCCCTTGATAGAGATGCAGATATCCCATTCCTCATCCAGCATCTCTTGTCCCCAACCCCTCTTGCTGCTACTTTTTCGGTATTCTCTCCACAAACTCACCATGCGTATACACCATCCTTTATGGCACAAAATAATCAGGAATTTTACTTTTTCTTGAAATACACTTGTGCTGGGAAAGAAATTACTGTACATACTAAGGGCACCAGAACCGGGGGTACGATGTTTGATCGAGTACTATATATATACAGGAGTATTAGTATTAGCGTTTGACTAAAATAATCAGAGGGGTGGAAGAATAATCAATTCTTGAAATAAAAATGGCTCTAGCAATGATGAGAAATAGGACACTGGTGGGCGCACCATAGGCACGTGGGAGTCGCCTTTCTCTCATTGCTTGCACGCTGGCATGGAGGCTAGCAAGCTAAGCTGAAGCTGCCTATAACCAAACCATCTTTCTCCCTAGAGGGTCTGGCAATAACAAAAAACAGTTTGGCTTTGGAAATTTCCAGGGGGAATGATTGCCAATTTTTCCCGTCAACCAAACAACCTTAACATATTTCAGGTCGTGATCATTTTATATTTGTGTCTTTTCTAAATTGAGTAACGTGAAATTGATATTTATTACTTCAGTGGTCTcaatttttcttctccttttttccccctttttttgggttttttttttttcaatactGAGTTGTGGGAACTACCTAGGTAGTTAATTACAATCAAATTCATGATCTTTGACGGGATATTGGTGTACGCTTTGTTTCTGTCTGTTTGCATGTCGATATCAAAAGGGGTGGAGAATGTGACTGAAATGACTTGGATTTTACCTCATTTGATTTCCTTGGTTcatgtcatttttttttatcgttATTTATATAGCTTTTGCTTGTTATACCAGTCACATAATAACCAGTtgagctaaaaaaaaaatggaagtagTGTATCAATTCTTGGGCTGAATTTTCCTCTTTCTTCAAGAATATTCTCCTACTTTCGGTTTTCATCCTTTTGTTCACCCCGTTAAAGATTGGTTTGTATTGATTTTACTTTCTTGTCGAAACATTAGGTGTTGGAACAAAAGAGTTACTGAATACTGAACTCAGTATTGTGTTTAGTGGTCATCTGGGCTTCCGACAAACTGTATTGCTTGCAGCTGGAGGAAGAACTTTCCAAAGTGACTGGTGTCCTTAAAGTGAGGCTCTTAGCAAGCATGAAATTGGTTTTGTCTAATACTGCCACCTTGCATATCTTGTGAATTGGTAATCCTACAAGGAGGAGAAACAAGTTCAAAGATGAAGTTTATGAAACTAGGATCCCGGCCTGATACTTTCTATACTACCGAGGCTGTAAGGTAAAGTTTTATTCGTCACAGTTTCAATCAATTTGTAGCCCCTTGGTATCTTGAATAAATCTGCTGAATTCAGCTATAATAGTTGATTCTTGATACCCTTGTTTCAAGTGACAAAGTAAGAATCTTTTCTGTTTTGTTGATGCAGGTCAGTCTCCTCAGAGGTCTCCAGCGATCTCATAGTTCAGGTCAAAGGAAGCAGATATATGCTTCACAAGGTAAATTCCTTGGTAATTTACTCGTCTCCGTAGACTAATTCTGTGAAACGAAACGAAATGGGAAATCAACAAGAAAagttgtgaattttgtgaagttgACAACTTCTCTTGGCTGTCCTGCAGTTTCCCCTGCTATCCAAGTGTTTGCGCCTGCAGAGGCTGTGTGCTGAAAATCTCGAGTCACAGCAGCAAATAGTCCAGCTACCTGATTTTCCAGGAGGTGTCGAGGCATTTGAGCTGTGTGCGAAGTTCTGTTATGGTATCACCATCACTCTCAGTGCCTACAACATTGTCTCCGCTCGATGTGCTGCAGAGTACCTTCAAATGACGGAGGATGTGGAGAAGGGGAACTTAATTTACAAACTTGaagttttctttaattcttgcaTACTTCAAGGGTGGAAGGATTCAGTTGTAACATTACAGAGCACCAAGGCGTATCCTTTGTGGTCCGAGGACCTCGGCATGACAAGCAGATGTATTGAAGCCATTGCTTCAAAAATTCTGGCCAACCCCTCAAAGATGTGCTTGTCACACAGTTATTCAAGGAGAGGGAGGGATGATATCTCTTGCAATGGATCAGAAAGCCAGAGGCAGAAACCGGCAACCAAAGGCTGGTGGGCTGAAGATATAGCTGAACTGGGGATAGACCTCTACTGGAGAACAATGATAGCCATAAAATCTGGTGGGAAGGTGCCCTCCAATCTTGTAGGTGATGCGTTGAGGATTTATGCAGCTAGATGGCTACCAAACATATCAAAGTACATAAGTGTTGACAATGAAGTGGAGTCTGAACCTGAGATGGATTCAATTAAGGAAGTTACATCTAAACACAGGCTGCTTCTTGAATCAATTGTTAGCCTATTACCAGCTGAAAAAGGTTCTGTTTCTAGCggctttttatcaaaattaCTGAAGGCTGCTAACATACTTAAAGCCTCTTCAGCTTCCAAGAATGAATTGGCAAGAAGAATTGGAATTCAATTGGATGAGGCTGCGGTTTCTGATCTGTTAATACCATCATTGTCATACACAAGTAACATGTTATATGATGTTGATGTGGCCA
This portion of the Coffea eugenioides isolate CCC68of chromosome 11, Ceug_1.0, whole genome shotgun sequence genome encodes:
- the LOC113753906 gene encoding BTB/POZ domain-containing protein At1g67900-like, with the translated sequence MKFMKLGSRPDTFYTTEAVRSVSSEVSSDLIVQVKGSRYMLHKFPLLSKCLRLQRLCAENLESQQQIVQLPDFPGGVEAFELCAKFCYGITITLSAYNIVSARCAAEYLQMTEDVEKGNLIYKLEVFFNSCILQGWKDSVVTLQSTKAYPLWSEDLGMTSRCIEAIASKILANPSKMCLSHSYSRRGRDDISCNGSESQRQKPATKGWWAEDIAELGIDLYWRTMIAIKSGGKVPSNLVGDALRIYAARWLPNISKYISVDNEVESEPEMDSIKEVTSKHRLLLESIVSLLPAEKGSVSSGFLSKLLKAANILKASSASKNELARRIGIQLDEAAVSDLLIPSLSYTSNMLYDVDVAMTILEQFMLQGQSPPTSPPRAKRDFERRRSRSAENIDFEFQESRRSSSASHSSKLKVAKLVDGYLQEIARDVNVPLSKFTAIASALPEFARVDHDDLYKAIDIYLKGHPELNKSDRKRLCRILDCRKLSVEACMHAAQNEMLPLRVVVQVLFFEQARAAMAGGQVTDLPSNIKALLATHNDHSSRPAASFSNNGMTPADDQWSVSGAKSPKSKLSTLKMKLAEDDDLDENYQDGIGKSSRVKAFCMLPNRPKRMLSKLWPSNRSTSEKN